A stretch of the Lolium perenne isolate Kyuss_39 chromosome 3, Kyuss_2.0, whole genome shotgun sequence genome encodes the following:
- the LOC127343751 gene encoding anthocyanidin 5,3-O-glucosyltransferase-like, translating to MAVMMHKTVVLYPSLGVGHLNPMVELAKLFLRRGHAVIIAVVNPPDKDAVSADAVARLAAANPAITFRLLPAPSSCGEEDHFSSPILKTIDVLRRANAELRELLRALPAVDALVVDMFCVDALDVAADLAIPAYFLYASAVGDLAVMFHLPYYYPAAPSSFKDMGTTPLHFPGVPPIRALDMSTTMLDRESDIAKERLRQYTRMPEARGFLANSFDWLESRALEALRHGVCTPGRSTPPVYCIGPLVLPAQTSGERHPCLQWLDAQPERSVVFLCFGSLGTFSAAQLGEVARGLEKSGHRFLWVVRNPPEHKDESVLEASLPEGFLEKTADRGFVVKNWAPQAEVLQHGAVGAFVTHCGWNSVLEGIVSGVPMICWPLYAEQRMNKVHVVEEMKVGVAMDGYEKEIVKAEDVEAKVRLVMESEEGNKLRKRLSVAKKMAADALNKGGSSDVAFEEFLRDLEKCSSDSNKKTM from the coding sequence ATGGCCGTTATGATGCACAAGACGGTGGTGCTCTATCCGTCGCTGGGCGTAGGCCATCTCAACCCCATGGTGGAGCTGGCCAAGCTCTTCCTCCGCCGCGGCCACGCCGTCATCATCGCCGTCGTGAACCCGCCCGACAAGGACGCCGTGTCCGCCGACGCGGTAGCCCGcctcgctgccgccaatcccgccATCACGTTCCGCCTCCTTCCCGCGCCGTCTTCTTGCGGCGAGGAGGACCATTTTTCCAGCccgattctgaaaaccatcgACGTGCTTCGCCGCGCCAACGCTGAGCTACGGGAGCTCCTCCGCGCGCTCCCCGCCGTCGACGCCCTCGTGGTCGACATGTTTTGCGTCGACGCGCTCGACGTTGCCGCCGACCTCGCCATCCCCGCCTACTTCCTCTACGCGTCCGCGGTCGGCGACCTCGCCGTCATGTTCCACCTCCCGTACTACTACCCCGCCGCCCCTTCGTCGTTCAAGGACATGGGAACGACCCCGCTCCACTTCCCCGGCGTGCCGCCCATCCGTGCGTTGGACATGTCCACCACGATGCTGGACCGGGAGAGCGACATCGCCAAGGAACGGCTGCGCCAGTACACGCGGATGCCCGAAGCGCGAGGCTTCCTCGCCAACAGCTTCGATTGGCTCGAGTCGAGGGCTCTCGAAGCACTCAGGCACGGCGTCTGCACCCCTGGCCGCTCGACGCCGCCAGTCTATTGCATTGGCCCGCTGGTCCTTCCTGCACAAACGTCCGGTGAGAGACACCCGTGCCTCCAGTGGCTTGACGCGCAGCCAGAGCGGAGTGTGGTATTCCTCTGCTTCGGCAGCTTGGGCACCTTCTCCGCCGCGCAGCTAGGAGAGGTGGCTCGAGGGTTAGAAAAATCTGGCCACAGGTTCTTGTGGGTGGTGCGCAACCCACCGGAGCACAAGGATGAGTCTGTCTTGGAAGCGTCGCTTCCAGAAGGTTTCTTAGAGAAGACCGCTGATAGAGGGTTCGTGGTGAAGAACTGGGCGCCACAAGCCGAGGTGTTGCAACACGGAGCCGTCGGTGCGTTCGTGACACACTGTGGGTGGAACTCTGTGCTCGAGGGGATCGTCTCTGGTGTGCCGATGATCTGCTGGCCATTGTACGCGGAGCAGAGGATGAACAAGGTGCACGTGGTGGAGGAGATGAAAGTAGGGGTGGCGATGGACGGCTACGAGAAGGAAATTGTGAAGGCGGAGGATGTGGAGGCGAAGGTGAGGCTGGTGATGGAGTCGGAGGAAGGGAACAAACTCAGAAAAAGGCTCTCGGTGGCCAAGAAGATGGCGGCCGACGCCCTAAACAAAGGCGGGTCGTCTGACGTGGCCTTTGAAGAGTTTCTGCGGGACTTGGAGAAGTGTAGTTCCGATTCTAACAAAAAGACGATGTAA